DNA from Candidatus Binatia bacterium:
GGCCGAGATTGTCGAACGCTACGGCGCGACGCTGGTCCGCGTCGAGGCCCCGTGGGGGCGGGTGATCGATCCCGCCGACGTTGCGGCCGCCTTGAAGCGCTGTCGGCGGCCGAAGCTGGTTGGCATCGTGCACGCCGAGACGTCGACGGGTGCGTGGCAGCCGTTGGAAGAGATCGGCCCGCTGGTACATGCGGCCGGCGCGCTGCTCGTGGTCGATACGGTCACCTCGTTGGGAGGCTGTCCCGTGCATGTCGACGATTGGGGTATCGACGCCTGCTACAGCGGCACGCAGAAGTGTTTGAGCTGCCCGCCGGGCTTGTCACCCATCACCTTCGGTCCGCGCGCGGTCGAGGTACTGAGTACGCGGAAGAGCAAGGTCCAGAGCTGGTACCTCGATCTGACCATGATTCAGAAGTACTGGGGTGCCGAGCGCGTGTATCACCACACGGCGCCGATCAGCATGAACTACGCCTTGCACGAAGCCCTGCGGCTCATCGAAGAGGAAGGGCTCGAAGCCCGCTGGCGCCGGCACGAAGGCAATCATCGGGCGCTGAAGGCGGGTCTGGCGGCGATTGGGCTGGGCATCGCCTCGCAGGAGAATCATCAGCTGTGGACCCTCAACAGTGTCCGCATACCCGACGGCGTGGAGGATGCGCGCGTGCGCACCGCGTTGCTCGAGGACTTCGGCATCGAAATCGGTGGTGGTTTGGGTCCGCTGAAGGGGCAGACGTGGCGCATCGGACTGATGGGCGAGTCCAGCAATGCCGCTAACGTGCTGTTGGTGCTGAGCGCGCTGGAGCGCGTGTTGCCGCAGTGCGGCTATGCGGTCAAGGCGGGGGCTGGGCTGGCGGCTGCGCAACGGGTGTACGCCGGTTCGTGATGCGTGATTCGTGAAACGTCTCGGCTGGCAAGGGACAGGGCGGGTGTCGCGGGTTACTGCGGCGATGCTGTGCGCTGCATTCGCCTCGTGCGCCTACATTCCATCTGTTCCGGCGCCGTTAGCGACAGGGCCGCATCTGGTGGCGCTCGACGCTGATGCCTGTCGCGCCTTGCTGCGTGACGATGCGCCGCTAACGTCCTTGCAGCAAGCGGCGGCGCGGAGCGTCGAATACCTCCAGAAGTTGCCCCCAGACCGGACGCTCTCGGCGCTCGATCGGCGAGTGGCGGTTGGTGAGCTGGTGGCGCCCCTGACGGCGCTCGCCGATATGGCGCCCGCCGACGACAATTGGAGCCAGCCACTGTGCGACCGGTTCCGTGTATACCGCGCCGATCTGCCAGAAGCCGTGCTGGTCACGGGTTACTATCAGCCTGAACTGGCAGCCAGCCGGCGGCGGACGGAGCGTTTTCGCTATCCTCTATATCGGACGCCTGACGACCTGGTGGACGTGGATCTCAGTCAGTTCTGCCCTGACTGCCGCAGCCGCGTGATCCAGGGCCGGGTGGAGAAGGGCAGGCTGGTGCCGTACTACACCCGCGCCGAGATCAATGCCGGCGCGCTGGCCGATCGCGACTATGAGATCGCTTGGGTCGATGATCCGGTTGAGGCGTTTTTTCTGCATGTGCAAGGGTCGGCGTTGCTCCGGTTCGAAGACGGCGTGCACATGCAGATCAGCTACAGCAGCTCCAACGGCAGACCGTACACCAGTCTGGGCAGTGTCCTGATCGGGCAGGGCAAGATGTCGCGTGACACCGTGTCGTTGCAAGCATTGAAGGACTACCTGCATGCCCATCCCGAGGAGGAATCAGGGCTCACGGCGGCGAATGAGCGCTACATCTTCTTCCGTGCCGTTGCTGCCGGCCCCGTTGGCAGTCTTGGCGTTCCGCTCACGGCTGGCCGCTCCATTGCTGCCGACGCCAGCGTCTACCCGCCGGGCGCGTTGGCTTTTCTCCGCATTGCCTCCAGAGGAGCGGCATCATCAGAGAGCAGCAAGCCGGCCGTCTCGCGCTTGGCGCTCATTCAAGATGCCGGTACTGCCATCAGCGGCCCCAATCGCATTGACGTGTTCTGGGGCACGGGTCCGACGGCAGAAGCGATCGCCGGTGATATGCGTAATGCGGGCGAGCTGTATCTGGTCTTGCCGAAGTGAGCCCCCACCCTGCCCCTCCCTCGTTGCCAGAGCTGGCAACCGGGGAGGGGATTCTCTCTAGAGTCCCGGCGCCATGCCTCCGGCGATCGGAAGTGCAACGCCCGTGAGGTAGCCGGCGGCGGGGCTGCAAAGGTAAGCGACCACATCCGCCACTTCGTCCGGCGAGCACTGGCGGCGGAGTGCGATTTTCTGCGCTGCGTTCCGCCGCGCCTC
Protein-coding regions in this window:
- a CDS encoding alanine--glyoxylate aminotransferase family protein; this translates as MTSLAEPLQPPTRVLLGPGPSNVHPRVLRAMSIPLVGHLDPAFLRIMDETKRLLQFVFQTRNELTIPLSGTGSAGMEACLVNLLEPGDEAVVCVNGVFGTRMAEIVERYGATLVRVEAPWGRVIDPADVAAALKRCRRPKLVGIVHAETSTGAWQPLEEIGPLVHAAGALLVVDTVTSLGGCPVHVDDWGIDACYSGTQKCLSCPPGLSPITFGPRAVEVLSTRKSKVQSWYLDLTMIQKYWGAERVYHHTAPISMNYALHEALRLIEEEGLEARWRRHEGNHRALKAGLAAIGLGIASQENHQLWTLNSVRIPDGVEDARVRTALLEDFGIEIGGGLGPLKGQTWRIGLMGESSNAANVLLVLSALERVLPQCGYAVKAGAGLAAAQRVYAGS
- a CDS encoding MltA domain-containing protein: MKRLGWQGTGRVSRVTAAMLCAAFASCAYIPSVPAPLATGPHLVALDADACRALLRDDAPLTSLQQAAARSVEYLQKLPPDRTLSALDRRVAVGELVAPLTALADMAPADDNWSQPLCDRFRVYRADLPEAVLVTGYYQPELAASRRRTERFRYPLYRTPDDLVDVDLSQFCPDCRSRVIQGRVEKGRLVPYYTRAEINAGALADRDYEIAWVDDPVEAFFLHVQGSALLRFEDGVHMQISYSSSNGRPYTSLGSVLIGQGKMSRDTVSLQALKDYLHAHPEEESGLTAANERYIFFRAVAAGPVGSLGVPLTAGRSIAADASVYPPGALAFLRIASRGAASSESSKPAVSRLALIQDAGTAISGPNRIDVFWGTGPTAEAIAGDMRNAGELYLVLPK